One window of Papaver somniferum cultivar HN1 chromosome 9, ASM357369v1, whole genome shotgun sequence genomic DNA carries:
- the LOC113310115 gene encoding cell division protein FtsZ homolog 2-1, chloroplastic-like yields the protein MATRLPCFTFCDTRNSLGVSAVHGGRCLTDNRLDRVHLLKMFDESTGIVCHGQKFASNFSDFKCMASSNNVNSHQNKDHFLSLHPEVSMLRGSERNDKVSSPTKESSGVSVTDSLMDSSVSKNYGEAKIKVIGVGGGGSNAVNRMIESSMEGVEFWIVNTDVQAMRMSPVVPGNRLQIGQELTRGLGAGGNPDVGTNSAKESKEVIEEAVYGADMVFVTAGMGGGTGTGAAPVIAGIAKAMGVLTVGIVTTPFSFEGRRRAVQAQEGIAALRDNVDTLIVIPNDKLLTAVSQSTPVTEAFNLADDILRQGVRGISDIITVPGLVNVDFADVRAIMANAGSSLMGIGTATGKTRARDAALNAIQSPLLDIGIERATGIVWNITGGSDLTLFEVNAAAEVIYDLVDPSANLIFGAVVDPSLSGQVSITLIATGFKRQEETEGRSLQGSQLTQGDNNLRYNRRPSSSFTEGGVVEIPEFLKKKGRSRFPRD from the exons ATGGCAACACGTTTACCTTGTTTCACATTTTGTGATACTAGAAATTCACTGGGAGTTTCAGCTGTCCATGGAGGTAGATGTTTAACTGATAATCGTTTGGATAGAGTTCACCTCTTGAAGATGTTTGATGAAAGTACTGGGATTGTTTGCCATGGACAGAAGTTTGCTTCAAATTTCTCTGATTTTAAATGTATGGCAAGTTCAAACAATGTTAATTCGCATCAGAATAAAGATCATTTCTTGAGTCTGCATCCTGAGGTTTCGATGCTCAGAGGAAGTGAGAGAAATGACAAGGTCAGCAGTCCAACAAAAGAGAGTTCAGGTGTAAGTGTCACTGATAGCTTAATGGATTCGTCTGTTTCAAAGAACTATGGTGAAGCTAAGATTAAAGTTATTGGTGTTGGAGGTGGTGGTTCAAATGCTGTTAACAGAATGATTGAGAGTTCGATGGAAGGTGTGGAGTTTTGGATTGTCAACACAGATGTTCAAGCCATGAGGATGTCACCAGTTGTTCCAGGGAACCGATTGCAAATCGGTCAGGAGCTAACGAGGGGACTTGGCGCTGGTGGGAATCCTGATGTGGGTACAAATTCTGCCAAGGAAAGCAAAGAAGTGATAGAAGAAGCGGTCTATGGTGCTGACATGGTTTTCGTTACT GCTGGAATGGGTGGCGGAACTGGCACAGGTGCTGCTCCAGTAATTGCAGGCATCGCAAAGGCAATGGGTGTACTGACTGTCGGTATTGTTACAACCCCTTTCTCCTTTGAGGGACGTAGACGGGCGGTTCAGGCACAAGAAGGAATTGCCGCTTTGAGAGACAATGTCGACACACTAATTGTCATCCCTAATGACAAGCTGTTAACTGCTGTTTCCCAATCTACCCCTGTAACTGAAGCTTTTAACTTGGCTGATGATATACTTCGACAAGGAGTTCGTGGTATTTCTGATATAATTACG GTCCCAGGTCTCGTTAATGTTGATTTTGCTGATGTTCGGGCTATTATGGCCAATGCAGGCTCCTCTCTTATGGGCATAGGAACTGCAACAG GCAAGACAAGGGCAAGAGATGCTGCGCTGAATGCCATCCAATCACCTTTATTGGACATCGGCATCGAAAGAGCGACCGGAATTGTATGGAACATTACGGGAGGAAGTGATTTAACTTTGTTTGAG GTAAATGCTGCCGCGGAGGTGATATATGACCTTGTAGATCCAAGTGCAAACTTAATATTTGGAGCAGTGGTAGATCCATCACTTAGTGGTCAA GTCAGCATAACTCTGATAGCCACCGGATTCAAACGCCAGGAGGAAACCGAAGGAAGATCACTCCAG GGAAGTCAGCTAACACAAGGAGATAATAACCTCAGATATAACAGACGACCTTCTTCTTCCTTTACTGAAGGTGGAGTGGTGGAGATTCCCGAGTTCTTAAAGAAGAAAGGCCGCTCAAGATTTCCTAGGGATTGA